The genomic region GTGCTGCGAGTTCTGCGGGCGCATCGCCTTCGTCGCTCCTCCGGATTATCGCCTTCCGGAGAGAAGAGGGATTCGAAAGCCACTTCCCGAGAAGGCGCCGGAGACGCCTCCTGATCCTGCCCTGAAGAGCGTCGCTGTTCCCTCCGAGCCGCTGAGACAAGAGGCGAGACCGCCGGCGCGAAAAGCCCGCGAAGGGACGTCCAATGGGCGGAGGCTCAAGAGCGTCGGGCGGGGTGCGAGAAAAAGGAAACCGCGCGCTCAGAAGAAGAAGGGCCCTGTGAAAGACGCGGGCGGAACTCGCGCGAGAACGGCGGGCGCGAGCGGACGGGCGAAGCGCCTCAACAAGAAGAAGGCGCCGGTTGGGCGGAAGAAGGCTCGGAAGAAGCCGGCAACCTTGTCTCGGCCTTCGAGGAAGAGGACCGGGCGGCGATCCTGATCGACTCGAACGGTACGGCTCCTATCTCTTCGGGAGGATCCTCTCCGCCCGGGATCTCCGTTCCCTTGCGTTCCTCCCCGGTGCCGAGACCGGACCCCCTCCTGCATGGGCGATCCGCTTGGAGGATGATCTCGTGCTGAACAACGACGGAAGCCGGATGATCCCTGAGCAGTCGAGGGGAAGCGGTCTCTATGTTGAGCACGTCGCCCGGTACCGCTTCGCGGCCGCTCTTGCGAGAGGCCGGCGGGTGCTCGATTGCGCATGTGGAACCGGCTACGGCTCTCGAATCCTGCGTGAGGCGGGGGCTCTCGACGTGATCGGCGTGGACATCGATCCGGCGGCCGTCGAGTACGCCCGCGCGCACTTCTCGGGCGAGGGGATCCGCTATCTCGTCGGCGACGCGGCGCGCCTGGAGCGGATCGAGGACCGCTCGATCGATCTCTACGTCTGCCTCGAGACGATCGAGCATGTCGCCGACGGAGAGGCGCTCGTCCTCGCCGCGGCAAGAGTGCTGAAACCGAACGGGATCTTCCTCTGCTCGACGCCGAACTGGGAGGTCTCGCGGGCGCACAATCCTTTTCATGTAAAAGAATTAACACTCGCCGAGTTCCGGGCTCTTCTCTCGACCGGGTTCTCCGACGCGCGCGTCTTCTTTCAGAGAAACTACTTGGCGACGCGCATCGCGCCCGGGACGCTCGACGGGGAAGAAAAGGAAGCGGACGGCCGCGCGATCGTCATTAGCGCGGACGAGCTTCGCGAGTCGCCCGAGGAGGCTCCCTACTTTCTCGCGGCGGCGGCGAACGGCCCGCTCCCCGAGCTGATGCCGCGGGTCGATCTTGGTCCTCCCGAGGCGACGGAGAGGGACAGGAGATACATCCAGAACCTCGAGGGGGGAGTCGCGGAGCGGGACCGCGCGATCGCGGAGCGGGACCGCGCGATCGCAGAGCGGGACTGCGCGATCACGGAGCTCTCGCGCGCGGGCGAGGAGACCCGCGCCCTTGCCGGCGCGCTCCGAGAGAGGGTCGCCGAGCATGAGGGAACGATCGACGCTCTCGGGCGCCGAATCAAAGAGGAAGAAGCCGCGCACGCCGCCTCGATCGAGGAGAGGAACCAGTACATCCAGAATCTCGAGGGGGGAGTGCGGGAAAGGGACGATCGGATCCGCGATCTCGAGATCGCCGGCTCTCGGAGAGAAATGGTCCTCGCGCTTTGGCTGATCCAGGCCGGGATCCGCGTGAACCGTCTGTTCGGAAAGATCCCGACGCGCGCCTACCGATTCCTCCGCGATCGGTGGAAGCAGCGCGCCGCCTCGGCCGTGGCTCCCGCCGGAGGGGCGCCGTTCTTCAGCGTCGTCGTTCCCGTGCACAATCACTCCGCGTATCTCGAGCAAGCGATCGAGAGCGCGCTCGGCCAGACGTTCGCCGATTTCGAGTGCGTTATCTACGACGATGCGTCGACAGAGCCGGAGGCGCGGCGTCTCCTCGAGCAATACGCGGCGCATGAGAAGGCGCGGGTGGTCTTCGGGGATCGAAATCGCGGCCTCTCCGGGGCGCTCAACCAGTGCATCGCCCATGCGCGCGGGGAATATCTCGCCTTCCTGGATTGCGACGACCTGCTGGACCGAGACGCTCTCCGAAAAGCCGCGGCCGTTCTGGCGAAGGAATCTCAGGCCATCGATATTCTCTATACGAACCGTATGGACATCGACGAACGAGGAGAGATCCTCCGTTTCTGGGATTTTCGTAACCGAGCGGTCGGACCTCCGGCGGACGAGCTTCTGAAGGGGATGTTCTGCAGCCACCTCAAGGTGATTCGCCGCGAGGCATTCCGCTGCACGGGGCTCTACCGGAGCGAGTACGACTCGGCGCAGGACTACGACATGGCGCTTCGGCTCTCCGAGGGGGGCGTCTTCCGGTTTCTTCCGGAGAGCCTCTACCGGCACCGCGTTCACCGCGGCCAGGCGACCCAGGGATCGCCCGCCTTGCAGGAAGCGCTCGCGGCCAAGGCGCGGGCGGCGGCGCTCGTTCGCAGAAGCCTCGCGAGGGGAGAGCTCGGCAAGCGCGTGTCGATCGTGATCCTCTCGCTGAACCGGGTGGCGGACACGAAGCGCTGCGTCGAGGCCGTCGCCAGGCACACGCCTCTTTCCCACGAGGTTCTCGTAGTCGACAACGGCTCGACCGAGGAGGCGCTCCGGGACCTCCGCGCGCTCGCCTCGACCGATCGGTCCTTCCGCCTGCACGAGGCGGGGCGCAACCTCGGGTGCGGCGGCGGGCGGAACCTCGGGGTCGAGATGACCGGCGGGGAGTACGTCGTCTTTCTCGACAACGACATCGAGGTTTCCCCCGGGTGGCTCGAAAAACTCCTCGCCGAGATGGAGACGGACGAGCGTCTCGCCGCGTGCTGCTGCCGCGTGATCTTCCCGGACGGACGGATTCAGTACAACGGCGGCGCGATCCGAAGGGGCGCGCGGCGGATCCGATTCGATCTCATCGACACGGGGAAGAACGCGGCGGATCTCTCTTCTCTCGAAACGCACGACTGCGATTGGATTCCCGGAGGCGCGACGATCTTCCGAAGGGAAGCGCTCGTCTCGTTCCCTTACGACACGGAGATCGCCGGCGCCTACGAGGACAACGATTGGTCGATGCGCGTGCGTGCGGCCGGATATCGCCTGAAGAACGCGCCGCTCGCCGCGGTCGTTCATCATCATATGGACTTCAATGCGGCCGTCCGGCGCGATCGCCACTATCTCGACGCCCGGTACAACAAGGAAACCCTCGAGCGCACCCTCCTCGGCTTCTATCGGAAACACGGGGTCTTCATCGACGAGGAGGATCTCTATCGGTACCTCGGCTACGAGGGGAGCGACGCCTTCATCGAGCGGCACGCTCCGGAGAAGCGGATTGCTTCCGCGTAGGGCGGGAGATCCTCACGAAGCGGGCCGCGCGTCTCCTCCGCGGGGGTCGGGCCTTCTTCTTCGCGCTCTTCACGTGTTCATCCGAGGAGGACCGGGCGCGTTCCTCCGTCGCGCGCGCCGTTTCGTGGTGAAGAAGATCGAGGCGAGAGTCCCGATCGAAGAGGCCTTGCGGCGCCCTCTCGAAAGGGAACGCGACCACCCCGCGGATCTCCGCCGTCTTCTCGCTGCTGCGAGCGCGCTTTCCGATCCGCCGCGATTCGATGTCGTGCTCGTCGACCGAAAGGGAGTCCCTCTCTCGGGCGAATGGCGCGAGGGAATCGAGCGGTCGATCGCCGGCTGCCCGAGCGCGGCGCTCGCGAGGGAGACGCTAAGGGAAGACGCGGGCGGCGATGCTCTCGGCAGGCTTCTTCGGAGCCTGACGTCCGAAGCGGTGTTCCTCGTGCGGGCCGGCGACTCGCTCCGCCCGGGCGCGATCGCGCGGGCGGCTCTCGCTTTCCGCGAGCATCCGTCCGCTTCCCTTCTCTATGGAGACGAGGAGGTTCCTCTCGCGGGGACGAGCCGAACGATCCCCCTCTTCAAGCCGGGCTGGTCGCCCGATCTCTTCAGAAGCTCGTTCTTCACCGGATGGCCGGTCATCGTGCGTCGCGTGGACGCGGTCGATGCGGCGGAGAGGCTCGCGGGGCGCGGGGCGTCGGCCCTCTACGAGCTACTCCTCCGGCTTCACGAGGGCCCCGGCGCGGTCGTTCGTCTCGCGGCGATTCTCGGCGTGCGCGCCGAGCCTCCCGAGGTGGACTTCCACGAGGAGGTGGACCGGGCGATGCGGGGGGCGCTCGCCGCGTGGGCGCGGGAACGCGTTCCGGGCGCCGCGGTCGAGAAGGGCCGAATCCCGGGCTCGTGGAGGCTCCGCCGCCCGCCGTCCGGCAGACGAACGGTGAGCGTGATCATCCCGACGCGCGACGGGGGCCGCTGGTTGGAACGCGGCATCCCCGGTGTGCGCAAGGAGCACCCGCTGGAGATCCTCCTCGCGGACAACGGGAGCCGGGATCCGGCGACGCTTCGGCTCTTCGCCTCTCTCGAACGAGAGGGCGCGGCCCGCGTGCTTCCGTTTCCTGGACGTTTCAATTTTTCATTCATGATGAACGAGGCCGCTCGCGCCGCGCGCGGCGAGTTTCTCCTTTTTCTCAACGACGACACCGAAGTGCTCGAAGCCGGCTCGATCGCGGCGATGGCGGAGGAGGCGGACCGACCGGAGATCGGAGCGGTCGGCGCGCAGCTCCTCTATCCGAACGGAACGATCCAGCACGCGGGGCTTGTCGTCGGGATGGGCGTCGTGGCCGGGCACCTCTGCAAGGGGATGTGCGCGAAGGGCGCGCCCTTCTTCGTCTCGCCGCTCCTCCCGCGGGAGGTCTCGGCGGTGGACGGAGCCTGCTTCTTGGTGCGAAAGAGGACCTTCTTCGATCTCGGCGGGTTCGACGCGGAGCGCCTCGCGGTCTCGTTCGGCGACGTCGACTTCTGCCTCCGCGCGCGCGCGAAGGGGCTTCGGATTCTCTATACGCCGCACGCCGTCTTCCTCCATCATGAAACGCAAAGCCGCCGACCGGATCTCGACGAGCGGGAGGTCGCTTGGATGGAGAGAAGGTGGGGGGAGAGCCTCATCGAGGATCCGTTCTACCATCCCGGCCTTTCGCTTCTCGATGAGGTTCCGCGGCCGAGGGGATGGAGGCGCGTCCGATGAAGAAAGCCGCATGGATCGGTCTTTGGGTGCTCCTCGTCGCGGCGGTTCTTCTCGTTCCCGCGGCGCGCGCGCGAGCGGCGCGACTCGCTGGGAACGGAGCCGTTCTTCCTCTTGGTTCACGACTACGACCCTCACTCGCCGATGATCGCGACGGCGGAGACGCGGGCGGAGGAATCCTTCGCGACTCGTGTGCTGCGCCGGGGACAGGTAACGCGTTGACGCTTAGTCGGCGCGTTCCTAGAATGCAGGAGTGCTTTCGGACGAAGCGTCGGCGCGGGTGAACGATCCATGGGCATCATCCACACGATCCGCGACTGCTACGCCCACCGGGTTCTGATCCAGAGCCTGGTCGCGCGGCAGCTCCGCGCGCGCTACCGCGGCTCTCTTCTCGGTTTCGTGTGGACCTTCCTGAACCCGCTTCTTCTCATGCTCGTCTATAGCCTCGTCTTCAGCGTCTACATGCGCTTCGACATGGAGGATTACGGCGCCTTCATGTTCGCCGGGCTTCTCCCGTGGCTCTGGTTCTCTGCGTCCCTCTCCGAGGGGGTCAACTCGATCGTCTCGAGCGGGAACCTGATCACGCGGGCGATGTTCCCTCCGGAGGTCCTCCCGATTGTGTCGGTCTTCTCGAACGGGCTGAACTTCGTCTTCAGCCTGCCGGTTCTCTTCTTGATCTATCTCGCGTACGGAGTGCCGATCGGTCCCGCCGTTCTCGCGCTTCCGATCGTGATGGCGGTGCAGCTCGTCCTCACGCTCGGCATCGTGCTCGCGCTTTCTGCGCTCAACGTTCAGTTTCGGGACGTGCAGCATCTGCTCGGAAGCCTCCTTGTCTTCTGGTTCTTTCTGTGTCCGATTATTTATCCGCTTAGCAAAGTGCCGGACGGTCTTCGGGTCTTCGCCCTCGGGAACCTGATGGGCGCCCTCGTGACCGCGTACCAGGACGTCCTCTTCCACAACCGCCTTCCCTCGTGGCCTCTTCTCGGCCTCGCGGCGGCGGCGGCGATCGCGATCCTCCTTGTCGGGGACGCCCTCTTCCGGCGGCGCCGAGAGACCTTCGCGGAGTGGCTCTAAGAATGGAGAACGGTTCCCGTCCGATCGCGCTCGAGGTGTCCGGGGTCTCCAAGCGCTTCCGAAAGGCGAGGCTCGCGCGGAACTACACGACCCTGAAGAGCCTCTTCGTCCGGCGAAAAGGAGCCGCGCCCGCACACTTCTTCCACCAGGCGCTCGAAGAGATCTCCTTCCGCGTTCCCGCGGGGGAGACGTGGGGGATCATCGGACCGAACGGATCGGGGAAGAGCACGCTCCTCAAGCTCATCACCGGCATCTACCGGCCGGACGCGGGGCGAATCGCGGTCCGCGGAACGATCGCGAGCCTGATCGAGCTCGGCGCCGGCTTCCATCCCGATTTCACCGGCCGCGAAAACGTCTTCTTGAACGGGATCGTTCTCGGCATGTCGAAGAAAGAGGTGCTCGCGCGCTTCGACGACATCGTCGCCTTCTCGGAGATCGGCGACTTCATCGAGGAGCCGGTTCGGACCTACTCGACCGGAATGTACATGCGCCTCGCCTTCTCGATCGCGGTGCATGTCGACCCGGACGTCCTTCTTCTCGACGAGATCCTCTCGGTCGGCGACGAGGCGTTCCAGCGGAAGAGCCGCGAAAGGATCCGCTCGTTCCAGTCGCGCGGGAAGACGATCCTGATGGTGAGCCACGACCTCGCCGCGGTGGAGGAGTTCTGCTCGCGCGCGCTTCTCTTCATGGGCGGGAAGATCGCGTGCGAGGGCGCTCCCGCCGACGTCATCGCGCGGTATCGGGAGGGCGTGGAGGAGAA from Candidatus Eisenbacteria bacterium harbors:
- a CDS encoding glycosyltransferase, whose translation is MGGRRLGRSRQPCLGLRGRGPGGDPDRLERYGSYLFGRILSARDLRSLAFLPGAETGPPPAWAIRLEDDLVLNNDGSRMIPEQSRGSGLYVEHVARYRFAAALARGRRVLDCACGTGYGSRILREAGALDVIGVDIDPAAVEYARAHFSGEGIRYLVGDAARLERIEDRSIDLYVCLETIEHVADGEALVLAAARVLKPNGIFLCSTPNWEVSRAHNPFHVKELTLAEFRALLSTGFSDARVFFQRNYLATRIAPGTLDGEEKEADGRAIVISADELRESPEEAPYFLAAAANGPLPELMPRVDLGPPEATERDRRYIQNLEGGVAERDRAIAERDRAIAERDCAITELSRAGEETRALAGALRERVAEHEGTIDALGRRIKEEEAAHAASIEERNQYIQNLEGGVRERDDRIRDLEIAGSRREMVLALWLIQAGIRVNRLFGKIPTRAYRFLRDRWKQRAASAVAPAGGAPFFSVVVPVHNHSAYLEQAIESALGQTFADFECVIYDDASTEPEARRLLEQYAAHEKARVVFGDRNRGLSGALNQCIAHARGEYLAFLDCDDLLDRDALRKAAAVLAKESQAIDILYTNRMDIDERGEILRFWDFRNRAVGPPADELLKGMFCSHLKVIRREAFRCTGLYRSEYDSAQDYDMALRLSEGGVFRFLPESLYRHRVHRGQATQGSPALQEALAAKARAAALVRRSLARGELGKRVSIVILSLNRVADTKRCVEAVARHTPLSHEVLVVDNGSTEEALRDLRALASTDRSFRLHEAGRNLGCGGGRNLGVEMTGGEYVVFLDNDIEVSPGWLEKLLAEMETDERLAACCCRVIFPDGRIQYNGGAIRRGARRIRFDLIDTGKNAADLSSLETHDCDWIPGGATIFRREALVSFPYDTEIAGAYEDNDWSMRVRAAGYRLKNAPLAAVVHHHMDFNAAVRRDRHYLDARYNKETLERTLLGFYRKHGVFIDEEDLYRYLGYEGSDAFIERHAPEKRIASA
- a CDS encoding glycosyltransferase, coding for MLPRRAGDPHEAGRASPPRGSGLLLRALHVFIRGGPGAFLRRARRFVVKKIEARVPIEEALRRPLERERDHPADLRRLLAAASALSDPPRFDVVLVDRKGVPLSGEWREGIERSIAGCPSAALARETLREDAGGDALGRLLRSLTSEAVFLVRAGDSLRPGAIARAALAFREHPSASLLYGDEEVPLAGTSRTIPLFKPGWSPDLFRSSFFTGWPVIVRRVDAVDAAERLAGRGASALYELLLRLHEGPGAVVRLAAILGVRAEPPEVDFHEEVDRAMRGALAAWARERVPGAAVEKGRIPGSWRLRRPPSGRRTVSVIIPTRDGGRWLERGIPGVRKEHPLEILLADNGSRDPATLRLFASLEREGAARVLPFPGRFNFSFMMNEAARAARGEFLLFLNDDTEVLEAGSIAAMAEEADRPEIGAVGAQLLYPNGTIQHAGLVVGMGVVAGHLCKGMCAKGAPFFVSPLLPREVSAVDGACFLVRKRTFFDLGGFDAERLAVSFGDVDFCLRARAKGLRILYTPHAVFLHHETQSRRPDLDEREVAWMERRWGESLIEDPFYHPGLSLLDEVPRPRGWRRVR
- a CDS encoding ABC transporter permease, whose amino-acid sequence is MGIIHTIRDCYAHRVLIQSLVARQLRARYRGSLLGFVWTFLNPLLLMLVYSLVFSVYMRFDMEDYGAFMFAGLLPWLWFSASLSEGVNSIVSSGNLITRAMFPPEVLPIVSVFSNGLNFVFSLPVLFLIYLAYGVPIGPAVLALPIVMAVQLVLTLGIVLALSALNVQFRDVQHLLGSLLVFWFFLCPIIYPLSKVPDGLRVFALGNLMGALVTAYQDVLFHNRLPSWPLLGLAAAAAIAILLVGDALFRRRRETFAEWL
- a CDS encoding ABC transporter ATP-binding protein, producing the protein MENGSRPIALEVSGVSKRFRKARLARNYTTLKSLFVRRKGAAPAHFFHQALEEISFRVPAGETWGIIGPNGSGKSTLLKLITGIYRPDAGRIAVRGTIASLIELGAGFHPDFTGRENVFLNGIVLGMSKKEVLARFDDIVAFSEIGDFIEEPVRTYSTGMYMRLAFSIAVHVDPDVLLLDEILSVGDEAFQRKSRERIRSFQSRGKTILMVSHDLAAVEEFCSRALLFMGGKIACEGAPADVIARYREGVEEKAAG